The Candidatus Binatus sp. genome includes a region encoding these proteins:
- a CDS encoding LLM class flavin-dependent oxidoreductase yields the protein MPSREMIEREPLILGLMFPQGQGAWTASFEPTETNIEWSFLASVAQLADRLGLDYVFMGNGYYTKGGYGGYGRARADALDATAVAAALAPITKRLLLISTIHTAYQCVHPLFFAKIGATLDWISEGRWGPNFVAGISELNARHFGVPWRDHDERYAMSDEFVTLVKRIWSDPEPVTFEGKFLKTEAAWMSPKPARLPIMVNAGVSDAGLDFAARHCDWVFTSAGGEQDLTGSRDMRAGIERVKGFGRRYGKDLKVASNVYVICRDTEADARRAFEQICDRADLEVIEAMHSPGKGLVDPKGSKAFVDKAERAIDRSGAIWGGIRVIGNPRQVAARLVEFKENGLDCVSLVFHNYLSDLTYFAEHVLPLLKRAGIRLDDAPAEKLRQTEALNTSLERSREH from the coding sequence GTGCCATCACGTGAGATGATCGAACGCGAGCCGCTGATTCTCGGCCTGATGTTTCCTCAGGGCCAGGGAGCATGGACCGCCTCGTTCGAGCCGACCGAGACCAACATTGAATGGAGTTTTTTGGCATCGGTGGCGCAACTCGCTGATCGGCTCGGGCTCGACTACGTGTTCATGGGCAACGGCTATTATACCAAGGGCGGTTATGGCGGCTACGGCCGAGCGCGCGCCGACGCACTCGATGCCACCGCGGTTGCGGCCGCTCTCGCCCCAATCACCAAACGGCTGCTGCTCATCTCCACCATCCACACCGCATACCAGTGCGTGCATCCGCTGTTCTTCGCGAAGATCGGCGCAACGCTCGACTGGATCAGCGAAGGGAGATGGGGTCCCAACTTCGTCGCGGGAATCTCGGAACTCAACGCGCGTCATTTCGGTGTCCCGTGGCGCGATCATGACGAGCGCTACGCGATGTCGGACGAGTTCGTGACCCTCGTAAAGCGGATCTGGAGCGATCCCGAGCCGGTCACCTTCGAGGGCAAGTTCTTAAAGACTGAAGCGGCTTGGATGAGTCCCAAGCCCGCGCGGTTGCCTATCATGGTGAACGCGGGCGTCTCCGACGCGGGACTTGATTTCGCCGCGCGCCATTGCGATTGGGTCTTCACCTCGGCCGGCGGAGAACAAGACCTCACCGGCTCGCGAGACATGCGCGCCGGAATCGAGCGCGTCAAGGGCTTCGGCCGCCGCTACGGAAAGGATCTCAAGGTCGCAAGCAATGTGTACGTGATATGCCGTGACACCGAGGCCGACGCGCGCCGGGCGTTCGAGCAGATCTGCGACCGGGCCGACCTGGAGGTAATTGAAGCGATGCATTCGCCGGGCAAGGGCTTGGTCGATCCCAAAGGCTCCAAGGCATTCGTGGACAAGGCCGAGCGCGCGATCGATCGCAGCGGCGCAATATGGGGCGGGATCCGCGTAATCGGAAATCCGCGGCAGGTCGCGGCCCGACTTGTGGAGTTCAAGGAAAATGGGCTCGATTGCGTGAGCCTGGTGTTTCATAACTACTTGAGCGATCTCACCTACTTCGCCGAGCATGTGCTGCCGCTGCTCAAGCGCGCAGGCATCAGGCTTGACGACGCACCGGCTGAAAAGCTCCGTCAGACAGAGGCGCTGAATACCTCGCTCGAGAGGTCGCGG